The sequence below is a genomic window from Halosolutus gelatinilyticus.
ATCGTGCTCCTCGTGGGCCTCGCCGTGTACGCCGCGACGCTCCCGGGCACGGGCGCCGGCTACGAGTTCTACCTCTCCCCGAACGTGGATACGTTCGTCTCCGACGTGGTGGACATTCTGCCCGCCGCGGCCGGGCAGGCGTTCTTCACGCTCTCGCTCGGGATGGGCGTGATGATCACCTACTCCTCGTACCTCGGTGAGGATCGGAACTTGCTCAGCGATTCGCTCATCATCGTCGCCATCGATACGATCGTCGCGATCCTGGCGGGCCTCGTCGCCTTCCCGTTCCTCGCCTCCCAGGGGGTCAACCTCGTCCAAGACGGCGGCGGCGCCGGCGCGGTCTTCATCAGTCTCGCGACCGCGTTCGAGACCATGCCCGCGGGCACTATCGTGGGCGGCATCTTCTTCATCATGCTGGCGATCGCCGCGCTGACCAGCGCGTTCAGCATCCTCGAAGTCGTCGTCTCGTTCGTGACCGACACGTTCGACATCGATCGCATCCCGGCGACGCTCGGACTGGCGGGGATCATCTTCGTCGTGGGCCTTCCGACCGCGATGGACCTGACGTACCTCGACACCTACGACAAGTTCGCGAACAACATTCTGCTCATCCTTGGCGGGCTGGTGCTCTCGATCTTCATCGGCTGGGTGTACGCTCCCGACGCCCTCGACGAACTCGGACAGGGGCGGGGCGGAAACAACGGCTTCGACACGTACTGGATTACCGTCGTCCGGTGGATCGTTCCGCTCG
It includes:
- a CDS encoding sodium-dependent transporter; protein product: MVRDTWATRAGFILAAVGSAVGLGNIWRFPFLTAESGGAVFVLVYLFLVALIGLPVMLVEFVIGRRSERNPIGAFRRLGHPSWKFAGVIGAVAGFIILSYYSVVGGWVLQYIIASFTGGYGEDPATFFGQTASGTNAIIYHAVFMALVAGIVSLGVRDGLERAAKLMVPSVIVLLVGLAVYAATLPGTGAGYEFYLSPNVDTFVSDVVDILPAAAGQAFFTLSLGMGVMITYSSYLGEDRNLLSDSLIIVAIDTIVAILAGLVAFPFLASQGVNLVQDGGGAGAVFISLATAFETMPAGTIVGGIFFIMLAIAALTSAFSILEVVVSFVTDTFDIDRIPATLGLAGIIFVVGLPTAMDLTYLDTYDKFANNILLILGGLVLSIFIGWVYAPDALDELGQGRGGNNGFDTYWITVVRWIVPLVLAYTVYLAVVEYVNFLQGTFF